A portion of the Longimicrobiaceae bacterium genome contains these proteins:
- a CDS encoding peroxidase-related enzyme (This protein belongs to a clade of uncharacterized proteins related to peroxidases such as the alkylhydroperoxidase AhpD.) yields MWIRVVEPADATGELSDVYERVAGARGKLSNIMLAQSLDPAAMRAHLDLYMALLFSRSGLSRPEREAIAVAVSAANGCEYCVSHHAPALQAYWKDEARVRRLAEDHQAVEVPPRLRAMLDYAVLLTREPAAVAESHVAAMRAEGLSDEEILGVNLITGYFNFVNRVAEGLGVEFTAEEAAGYRY; encoded by the coding sequence ATGTGGATCAGGGTGGTCGAGCCGGCCGACGCCACGGGGGAGCTGAGCGACGTGTACGAGCGCGTCGCCGGCGCGCGGGGCAAGCTCTCCAACATCATGCTGGCGCAGAGCCTGGACCCCGCGGCGATGCGCGCGCACCTCGACCTGTACATGGCGCTCCTCTTCTCGCGCTCCGGCCTGAGCCGGCCGGAGCGCGAGGCGATCGCCGTGGCCGTCTCGGCCGCGAACGGATGCGAGTACTGCGTGAGCCACCACGCCCCGGCGCTGCAGGCCTACTGGAAGGACGAGGCGCGGGTGCGGCGGCTCGCGGAGGACCATCAGGCGGTGGAGGTGCCGCCCCGGCTCCGGGCGATGCTCGACTACGCCGTCCTCCTCACCCGCGAGCCCGCAGCGGTGGCCGAGAGCCACGTCGCGGCGATGCGCGCGGAGGGCCTCTCGGACGAGGAGATCCTGGGGGTGAACCTGATCACCGGGTACTTCAACTTCGTCAACCGCGTCGCGGAGGGGCTGGGCGTGGAGTTCACGGCCGAGGAGGCCGCCGGGTACCGCTACTGA